Proteins from a single region of Streptomyces sp. TN58:
- a CDS encoding sensor histidine kinase: MYRLLRAPFRPVTYSRWLHLCVPVLVLAIWMFVVPEWPWGPLLLVLPFGLVPWVRLAEGLQAQFLLTPHDRGSAEGAISLASSAHWGDRWRTVLWLATRMVVAIGAVGATVWMPAMTVELIATALGHSLDPDPLAPHIPESRWLAALLAPFPLVVLMAVVVVLGELVTAAATRLLGPSAAERLSALEERTEQLLERTRIARELHDSIGHALTVAVVQAGAARAAGDPAFTDRALCAIEETGRAALEDLERVLGVLRESGQPPSQRPTLAEADRLLESARASGSEVDAQLTGPLATLPGPVTREGYRILQEALTNVLRHCGPVPVRVRVEMAEDRLDLEVTNALPERPGMTIGGGSGLRGIRERAALLGGEAETGLYEGGWRVRARLPLERIR, from the coding sequence ATGTACCGACTGCTCAGGGCCCCGTTCCGACCAGTGACGTATTCGCGCTGGCTGCACCTCTGCGTGCCGGTGCTGGTGCTGGCCATATGGATGTTCGTGGTCCCGGAGTGGCCGTGGGGGCCGTTGCTGCTCGTGCTCCCGTTCGGGCTGGTGCCCTGGGTCCGGCTCGCGGAAGGGCTCCAGGCGCAGTTCCTGCTCACGCCGCACGACCGCGGCTCGGCCGAGGGCGCCATAAGCCTGGCCTCGTCCGCGCACTGGGGGGACCGCTGGCGGACGGTGCTGTGGCTGGCGACGCGCATGGTCGTCGCCATCGGCGCGGTCGGCGCCACCGTCTGGATGCCGGCGATGACCGTCGAACTCATCGCGACGGCTCTCGGGCATTCCCTCGACCCCGACCCCCTGGCGCCGCACATACCGGAGAGTCGCTGGCTCGCCGCGCTGTTGGCGCCCTTTCCGCTCGTCGTCCTCATGGCCGTCGTGGTCGTGCTCGGCGAACTGGTCACTGCTGCCGCCACCCGGTTGCTCGGCCCTTCGGCGGCCGAGCGGCTGAGCGCGCTGGAGGAGCGGACGGAGCAGCTGCTGGAGCGGACACGGATCGCGCGGGAGTTGCACGATTCGATCGGGCACGCGCTGACCGTGGCCGTCGTGCAGGCGGGGGCGGCGCGCGCGGCAGGCGATCCCGCCTTCACCGACCGGGCATTGTGCGCCATCGAGGAGACGGGCAGAGCCGCGCTGGAGGATCTGGAGCGCGTGCTCGGCGTGCTGCGGGAGTCGGGACAGCCGCCCTCGCAGCGGCCGACGCTGGCGGAAGCCGACCGGCTGCTGGAGTCGGCGCGGGCGTCCGGCTCCGAGGTGGACGCGCAACTGACAGGGCCGCTGGCGACGTTGCCGGGACCGGTCACCCGTGAGGGGTACCGGATCCTGCAGGAGGCGCTCACCAACGTGCTGCGCCACTGCGGCCCCGTGCCGGTCCGGGTCCGGGTGGAGATGGCCGAGGACCGGCTGGATCTGGAGGTGACGAACGCCCTGCCGGAACGCCCCGGCATGACGATCGGCGGCGGAAGCGGACTGCGCGGGATACGCGAACGGGCCGCGCTGCTCGGCGGGGAGGCCGAGACCGGGCTGTACGAGGGAGGCTGGAGGGTTCGCGCGCGGCTGCCGCTGGAGCGAATACGCTGA
- a CDS encoding response regulator — MPVTVLLVDDEPLVRAGLRAVLDAQPDIEVVGEAADGASVIPLVRQLRPDVVAMDVRMPLLDGIEATRAVLRTVDSPPKILVVTTFENDEYVYQALRAGADGFLLKRAKPSEIVHAVRLVAEGETLLFPAAVRALAAEYGNRQARAVLERAALTEREEAVLRLMARGLTNVEIASELIVGTETVKSHVSAILAKLGARDRTQAVITAYESGFVSPA, encoded by the coding sequence ATGCCGGTTACCGTTCTGCTCGTCGACGACGAACCCCTGGTCCGCGCGGGTCTGCGCGCCGTTCTGGACGCCCAGCCCGACATCGAGGTGGTGGGTGAAGCCGCCGACGGCGCCTCCGTGATCCCGCTCGTACGGCAGCTGCGGCCGGACGTCGTGGCCATGGACGTGCGGATGCCGCTGCTCGACGGGATCGAGGCCACCCGCGCGGTGCTGCGGACCGTGGACTCCCCGCCGAAGATCCTCGTGGTGACCACCTTCGAGAACGACGAGTACGTCTACCAGGCGCTGCGGGCCGGAGCGGACGGCTTCCTCCTGAAGCGGGCCAAGCCTTCGGAGATCGTCCACGCCGTACGGCTGGTGGCGGAGGGCGAGACGCTGCTCTTCCCGGCGGCCGTACGGGCGCTGGCGGCGGAGTACGGCAACCGGCAGGCGCGGGCGGTGCTGGAGCGGGCCGCCCTGACCGAGCGGGAGGAGGCGGTCCTGCGGCTCATGGCGCGGGGACTCACCAACGTGGAGATCGCGTCCGAGCTCATCGTCGGGACGGAAACGGTGAAGTCGCATGTCAGTGCCATCCTGGCGAAGCTGGGGGCGCGGGACCGGACCCAGGCGGTGATCACGGCGTACGAGTCGGGCTTCGTCTCCCCCGCCTGA
- a CDS encoding ROK family transcriptional regulator: MGQLTGGDPSLLRRINSAVVLRALRTAGSPSLTDLTRLTGLSRPTVEGVVEGLIGTGLVVEAEAEEGARRQGRPARRFRFRAEAGHLLGIEIGSHRVAVLLSGLDGRIIGAGTKEVAETASADERLERVRAAVADLLRRAGVPRDSLRAVGVGSPGIVEADGTVRLGTALPGWTGLPLGDRLRRSFRCPVQVENDANAAAVAEHWKGAARDTGDMVFVMAGLSPGAGSLIGGRLHRGFGGAAGEIGALHLLGREATPERLLSTTGEPLHPLDEPAVAEVFAKAKRGDERAVAAVERFLQRLVHDVAALVLAMDPELVVVGGWAAGLDGVLDPLRRELERYCLRPPRVSLSLLGEAAVATGALRLALDHVEEELFAVEKTVTARPH; this comes from the coding sequence TTGGGGCAGCTGACCGGCGGGGACCCCTCTCTGCTCCGGCGGATCAATTCCGCGGTGGTGCTGCGTGCACTGCGTACGGCCGGCTCGCCGAGCCTCACCGACCTCACACGGCTGACCGGGCTCTCCCGGCCGACCGTCGAAGGGGTCGTGGAGGGACTGATCGGGACCGGGCTCGTCGTCGAGGCCGAGGCCGAGGAGGGCGCGCGGCGCCAGGGCCGTCCGGCCAGACGGTTCCGGTTCCGGGCCGAGGCGGGGCACCTGCTCGGCATCGAGATCGGCTCGCACCGCGTCGCGGTCCTGCTGTCCGGGCTGGACGGGCGCATCATCGGCGCCGGCACCAAGGAGGTCGCAGAGACGGCCTCCGCCGACGAGCGACTGGAGCGGGTACGCGCGGCCGTGGCCGATCTGCTGCGCCGCGCCGGCGTGCCGCGGGACTCCCTGCGCGCGGTCGGGGTCGGCAGTCCCGGGATCGTGGAGGCGGACGGCACGGTACGCCTCGGCACCGCCCTGCCCGGCTGGACCGGGCTGCCGCTCGGGGACCGGCTGCGGCGCTCGTTCCGCTGCCCGGTGCAGGTGGAGAACGACGCCAACGCGGCGGCGGTCGCCGAGCACTGGAAGGGGGCCGCGCGGGACACCGGAGACATGGTGTTCGTGATGGCGGGTCTCAGTCCGGGCGCGGGCTCGCTCATCGGCGGCCGGCTGCACCGGGGCTTCGGCGGGGCGGCCGGGGAGATCGGAGCCCTGCACCTGCTGGGCCGCGAAGCCACGCCCGAGCGGCTGCTGTCGACGACGGGCGAGCCTCTGCACCCGCTGGACGAGCCGGCCGTCGCCGAGGTGTTCGCGAAGGCCAAGCGGGGCGACGAGCGGGCCGTCGCCGCGGTCGAGCGGTTCCTGCAGCGTCTCGTCCACGACGTGGCGGCGCTGGTCCTGGCGATGGATCCGGAGCTGGTGGTCGTCGGCGGCTGGGCGGCCGGCCTGGACGGCGTCCTGGATCCCCTGCGCCGTGAGCTTGAGCGGTACTGCCTGCGCCCGCCGCGTGTGTCCCTGTCGCTGCTCGGCGAGGCCGCGGTGGCGACCGGTGCCCTCCGGCTCGCGCTCGACCACGTCGAGGAGGAGCTCTTCGCGGTGGAGAAGACGGTCACGGCCCGCCCCCACTGA
- a CDS encoding GntR family transcriptional regulator, translated as MGTTQLETVPEPKYWHLKTVLSEALDQDFAVGEVLPNERELAARFGVARATLRQALEQLELEGRLQRRRGVGTTVAPPRVGVAVGSARHSWPGEAADGWEPQDASESLPSAAVVKLLGPGGAFAADQPVHTVRRTRMTNGQAVAAELLYVPVASVPGLPAIEAPSGPARARAVLRELQRLVLDGQDRSVELGSARADDAKELDRLPGAPVLLVTTRYFTAAGTAAVSVATYRADTCRLTFGDSGGVEITHEPVAS; from the coding sequence GTGGGGACCACGCAGCTCGAAACGGTGCCGGAGCCGAAGTACTGGCACCTCAAGACCGTCCTCAGCGAGGCGCTCGACCAGGACTTCGCCGTCGGCGAGGTCCTGCCCAACGAACGTGAACTCGCAGCCCGTTTCGGAGTCGCCCGCGCGACCCTGCGGCAGGCGCTGGAGCAGCTGGAGCTCGAAGGCCGGCTGCAGCGCCGCCGCGGCGTCGGCACGACCGTCGCCCCGCCGCGTGTCGGGGTGGCCGTCGGCAGCGCCCGGCACAGCTGGCCCGGGGAGGCCGCGGACGGTTGGGAGCCGCAGGACGCGTCGGAGTCCCTGCCGTCTGCCGCCGTGGTGAAGCTGCTCGGCCCCGGTGGGGCGTTCGCCGCCGACCAGCCGGTGCACACCGTGCGCCGGACCAGGATGACGAACGGTCAGGCCGTCGCCGCCGAGCTGCTGTACGTGCCGGTCGCCTCGGTGCCCGGACTGCCCGCCATCGAAGCCCCGTCGGGCCCCGCCCGTGCGCGTGCCGTCCTGCGGGAGCTGCAGCGGCTGGTCCTCGACGGCCAGGACCGGTCGGTGGAGCTCGGCTCCGCCCGCGCCGACGACGCCAAGGAACTGGACCGGCTGCCCGGCGCGCCGGTGCTCCTGGTCACCACGCGGTACTTCACCGCCGCGGGTACCGCCGCGGTCTCGGTGGCCACCTACCGCGCCGACACCTGCCGCCTCACCTTCGGTGACTCCGGCGGCGTCGAGATCACGCACGAGCCCGTCGCCTCCTGA
- a CDS encoding alpha/beta fold hydrolase codes for MTATVSFTITSPLGPRTTTVAYERKGSGEPLLLLHGIGHHLQAWHPVTDILAAEHDVIAVDLPGFGASEPLPQGVPYSLDTVAPALGALCTALGVERPHVAGNSLGGLLALEMGRSGLVRSVTALSPAGFWTEAERRYAFAVLLAMRAGAGALPLPAVRRLSRTAVGRAALTGTIYARPGRRSPEAVVAETLALRHAGGFEDTLAAGGSVRFTDDVPGLPVTIAWGTRDRLLLRRQGIRAKHTLPGARLVRLPGCGHVPMSDDPALVARVVLDTARSAEPAPPREKEYATE; via the coding sequence ATGACCGCCACGGTCTCCTTCACGATCACTTCGCCGCTCGGCCCCCGGACGACGACCGTCGCCTACGAGCGCAAGGGCTCGGGCGAACCGCTCCTCCTGCTGCACGGCATCGGCCATCACCTCCAGGCCTGGCATCCGGTGACCGACATACTGGCCGCCGAGCACGACGTGATCGCCGTCGACCTGCCCGGCTTCGGCGCCTCGGAGCCGCTGCCCCAGGGCGTCCCGTACTCCCTGGACACCGTGGCACCGGCGCTCGGAGCGCTGTGCACGGCCCTCGGCGTCGAGCGCCCGCACGTCGCGGGCAATTCCCTCGGCGGCCTGCTCGCCCTCGAAATGGGCCGGAGCGGCCTCGTCCGCTCCGTCACAGCCCTCTCCCCCGCCGGGTTCTGGACCGAAGCCGAACGCCGCTACGCCTTCGCCGTCCTTCTGGCGATGCGGGCCGGCGCCGGGGCCCTGCCCCTTCCCGCCGTCCGCCGGCTCTCGCGCACCGCCGTCGGCCGGGCCGCGCTGACCGGCACCATCTACGCCCGCCCGGGCCGCCGTTCGCCGGAGGCCGTGGTCGCCGAGACCCTCGCCCTGCGCCATGCCGGAGGATTCGAGGACACCCTGGCCGCGGGTGGTTCCGTACGCTTCACCGACGACGTACCGGGGTTGCCGGTCACCATCGCGTGGGGCACCCGCGACCGGCTGCTCCTGCGCCGCCAGGGCATACGGGCCAAGCACACCCTCCCCGGCGCACGGCTGGTCCGCCTCCCGGGCTGCGGCCACGTCCCGATGAGCGACGACCCGGCCCTCGTCGCCCGGGTGGTACTGGACACGGCACGCAGCGCCGAGCCGGCCCCGCCGCGTGAGAAGGAGTACGCGACCGAGTGA